CTCGGCGCCGCAGTGGCCGCAGTTGGAGCGGATGGTCCCCGCGGCGCGGTCGAAGCCGTGCACGACCCCCTTGGTGATCATGCGGCACTTCGGGCAGCGCGGATTCCACGGCGACCAGTCGGCCTCGCACTCCTTGCCGGTCACCTCGTGGAGCGTCTTCGCGATCTCGTCCCGGTGCTCGAGCGCGGCGAAGATCACGTCGTCCATCTTTCCCGACGCGTAGAAATCGTGCGCGCGCACGACCTGGCAGTCGACGCGCAGCTGCTTCAGCGCCTCGAGGAACGGGTTGAGGAAGTAGTCGGCGTAGGAGCCCTCGCCCGTCGGCGCCGGAATCTCGAACACCGACTTCCCGACCTCGGGCGCGAAGCGGTCCGCGTCGAGGAACGGCGCGACCTTCCGCAGCGGGTCGATGTCGTCCACGATGAAGACCAGCCGCGCCGCGGCGCCGCGCTCGCGCAGGGCGCGGGCGAGCGAATCGCCGGTCAGGATCTCGCGGAGATGGCCGACGTGGAACTGCCCCGACGGGGAGATGCCGGTGGCGACGACGGGGGCCTCGACGCCGCGCGCGAGGACTTCGTCCGCGGCGACGTCCGCCCAATGGCGTTCGGGCGCTTTGCGCTCGTTCATGGATCGCTCCGTTTCCGCCGCGAATGCGGCCGCGCGCCGCCCAACGGCGGCGCGTCCGGTGCAGAATAGATGCTCCCCGCGCGCCGCTCAACAGCGGCGGGGCGGGCCAAGGAGCGGACATGGACCTGAACGCGCGTCCGGCGACCCTGATCGAGTTCGTCACGAAGACCCAGCGCAACTTTCCCCAGGCCACCGGCGCCTTCACGACCCTCGTCGAAGGGCTGGCTCTGGCGACGAAGATCATCTCCCGCGAAGTCAACGCGGCGGGGCTCGGCAGCCTGCTCGGGCTGACCGGCCGCCGGAACATCCAAGGCGAGACGGTCGCGCGCCTCGACGAATTCGCCAACGACACGATGGTCAAGACGCTGACCCGCACCGGCGTCGTCTGCGCCATCGGGTCGGAGGAACTGGCGGTGCCGATCCGCCTCCCCTCCGACCACGAGCCGGCGCCCTACGCCGTCCTCTTCGACCCGCTCGACGGCTCGTCGAACATCGACGTCGCGGTCTCCGTGGGGACGATCTTCGGCGTCTATCGCCGGGTCAGCCCGCCGGAGGGGATCGGCGGTCTCGAGGACCTGCTGCAGCCGCCGCGGAAGCTGGTCTGCGCGGGGTACGCGGTCTACGGCTCGAGCACGATCCTCGTCCTCGCGCTCGCCAACGGCGTCCACGGTTTCACGCTCGACCCGGCGCTCGGCGAGTACATCCTCTCCCACCCCGACATCAAGATTCCG
This bacterium DNA region includes the following protein-coding sequences:
- the lysS gene encoding lysine--tRNA ligase yields the protein MNERKAPERHWADVAADEVLARGVEAPVVATGISPSGQFHVGHLREILTGDSLARALRERGAAARLVFIVDDIDPLRKVAPFLDADRFAPEVGKSVFEIPAPTGEGSYADYFLNPFLEALKQLRVDCQVVRAHDFYASGKMDDVIFAALEHRDEIAKTLHEVTGKECEADWSPWNPRCPKCRMITKGVVHGFDRAAGTIRSNCGHCGAE
- a CDS encoding fructose-1,6-bisphosphatase, whose translation is MDLNARPATLIEFVTKTQRNFPQATGAFTTLVEGLALATKIISREVNAAGLGSLLGLTGRRNIQGETVARLDEFANDTMVKTLTRTGVVCAIGSEELAVPIRLPSDHEPAPYAVLFDPLDGSSNIDVAVSVGTIFGVYRRVSPPEGIGGLEDLLQPPRKLVCAGYAVYGSSTILVLALANGVHGFTLDPALGEYILSHPDIKIPPKGKYYSANFGNRGKWTQEVERALADFEQPATEPARSLRYVGSLVADAHR